The following proteins come from a genomic window of Maribacter sp. HTCC2170:
- a CDS encoding DUF1304 domain-containing protein, whose product MVYIIQILIALVAILHLYFMWFEMFAWTTKGRKIFRNFPPELFEPTKPLAANQGLYNGFLAAGLIWTFFIEDPIWKMNISLFFLGCVAVAGIYGALTASKKIFFVQAFPALLAIILILI is encoded by the coding sequence ATGGTTTATATAATTCAAATCTTGATTGCTTTAGTTGCCATTCTACACCTCTATTTTATGTGGTTCGAGATGTTCGCTTGGACAACCAAAGGGAGAAAAATTTTTAGAAACTTTCCGCCAGAACTGTTTGAGCCAACAAAACCTTTGGCGGCAAACCAAGGATTATACAATGGGTTTTTGGCGGCAGGGCTCATTTGGACTTTCTTTATTGAAGATCCAATCTGGAAAATGAACATCTCATTGTTCTTTTTGGGTTGCGTTGCAGTTGCTGGAATTTACGGTGCTTTGACTGCTTCTAAAAAAATATTCTTTGTACAAGCATTCCCTGCCTTGTTGGCGATAATCTTAATCCTAATATGA